A portion of the Rahnella variigena genome contains these proteins:
- a CDS encoding efflux RND transporter periplasmic adaptor subunit yields MINLQKSQVVARGRSGGSHLTLRLSGIALMVALLAGCDNSVAQNSAPPAPQVSAADVLIKSISQWDAFNGRVEAVQSVQLRPRVSGYIDKVNYQEGQEVKKGQVLFTIDDRTYRAAQEQAQAELVRARNQAGLARSESARTEALMGTQAVSKEIAEQRRSAASQAQSDVLAAQAQLDMAQLNLDFTRVTSPIDGRASRAMITSGNLVTAGDSASVLTTLVSLDTVYVYFDVDEGTFLRYQALARDGKFNDNPQNRLPVHVGLVGENGYPHQGVVDFTDNQLNSGTGTIRMRALLDNRDRTFTPGLFARVQMPGSAQFSAMLVDDKAVLTDQDRKFVYVVDKDGKAQRRDVEVGRMSGGLRIVQKGLEAGDRVIIDGVQKVFMPGMPVNAKTVSMAANVAAPSPAAVQ; encoded by the coding sequence ATGATTAACCTGCAAAAATCACAGGTTGTTGCACGCGGCCGCTCCGGTGGCTCGCATTTGACGTTGCGCCTTTCAGGGATCGCGCTGATGGTTGCCCTGCTTGCCGGGTGTGATAACAGCGTGGCACAAAATTCGGCTCCACCTGCCCCGCAGGTCAGTGCCGCAGATGTTTTGATTAAATCTATAAGCCAGTGGGATGCGTTTAACGGACGCGTGGAAGCGGTACAAAGTGTGCAACTGCGCCCTCGGGTGTCCGGTTACATCGATAAGGTGAATTATCAGGAAGGTCAGGAAGTGAAAAAAGGTCAGGTGTTATTCACCATTGATGACCGCACTTACCGCGCTGCACAGGAACAGGCTCAGGCAGAACTGGTCCGTGCGCGTAATCAGGCCGGTCTGGCGAGAAGTGAATCGGCACGTACCGAAGCGCTGATGGGTACCCAGGCGGTATCAAAAGAAATCGCCGAGCAGCGCCGTTCCGCAGCATCTCAGGCGCAGTCAGATGTGCTGGCCGCTCAGGCACAGCTTGATATGGCGCAGCTTAATCTTGATTTCACCCGCGTAACTTCACCCATTGATGGCCGCGCCAGCCGCGCGATGATCACTTCAGGAAATCTGGTGACCGCCGGTGACAGCGCCAGTGTGCTGACCACGCTGGTTTCGCTCGATACCGTTTATGTCTATTTCGACGTAGATGAAGGCACTTTCCTGCGTTATCAGGCGCTGGCCCGCGACGGAAAATTCAATGACAACCCGCAAAATCGTCTGCCGGTTCACGTGGGCTTAGTTGGCGAAAACGGTTATCCGCACCAGGGCGTGGTGGATTTCACCGATAACCAGCTCAATTCCGGCACCGGCACCATCCGTATGCGCGCCCTGCTCGATAACCGCGACCGTACTTTTACGCCTGGATTATTTGCCCGCGTTCAGATGCCGGGCAGCGCGCAGTTCAGCGCCATGCTGGTGGATGATAAAGCCGTGCTGACCGATCAGGACCGCAAGTTTGTGTATGTGGTCGATAAAGACGGTAAAGCCCAGCGTCGCGATGTGGAAGTCGGCAGGATGTCCGGCGGATTGCGGATTGTGCAAAAAGGTCTGGAAGCCGGTGATCGCGTCATCATTGATGGTGTGCAAAAAGTCTTTATGCCGGGAATGCCGGTGAATGCCAAAACCGTCAGCATGGCCGCCAATGTTGCCGCGCCTTCTCCTGCTGCCGTTCAATAA